A genomic stretch from Streptobacillus canis includes:
- the rplS gene encoding 50S ribosomal protein L19 — protein sequence MKEKLIELVEREYLKVDLPEFKAGDTVAVHYTVKEGNKTRIQVFEGVVIRISGGSVQKSFTVRKVSSGVGVERIIPINSPLIDKIEVKKIGKVRRAKLYYLRGLSGKAARIKEIRK from the coding sequence TTGAAAGAGAAATTAATTGAATTAGTAGAAAGAGAATACTTAAAAGTAGATTTACCAGAATTCAAAGCTGGGGATACAGTAGCAGTACACTATACAGTAAAAGAAGGAAATAAAACTAGAATACAGGTTTTTGAAGGTGTAGTAATTAGAATTTCTGGAGGAAGTGTTCAAAAAAGCTTTACAGTAAGAAAAGTATCTTCAGGAGTTGGAGTAGAAAGAATTATACCAATTAACTCTCCATTAATCGATAAAATCGAAGTTAAGAAGATAGGTAAAGTAAGAAGAGCTAAATTATACTACTTAAGAGGATTAAGCGGTAAAGCAGCAAGAATTAAAGAAATTAGAAAATAA